A genomic window from Salvelinus namaycush isolate Seneca chromosome 5, SaNama_1.0, whole genome shotgun sequence includes:
- the LOC120047572 gene encoding myelin-associated glycoprotein-like isoform X1 — MWCLELLLPVLLIIKDVSGQWNVWIPRDISAMTNSCVVIPCTFMYPSGIRPYRGTHGIWYFGQPYPQLFPPVVIKTRTEIVHESYKGRTKLIGDLQQRNCTLLISNIGTEHSGRYYFRADLGGANIYTYPDFSELKVLDQPNIDIPEEIVADENLELTCYAPDNCPENSPEIQWMYTDYLPEPEYTSDYVEESNTAVLSSTLIFTPRPIHNGQLLGCRVYYPNTTLVYERLISLDVKYAPRSVWVNVSAEVMEGSSVTLHCEVDSNPPPRISWLFGDQELQWDTASNASLSLEDLTPSEEGIYTCVGENVYGVMNASMYLAVLYPPSEPVVNGSLTILEGSSISLQCSTKGNPAPTLTWVKDGELVGTITAEEVSVLELLELTPQGDGQYRCLAENEHGRASSSLNITVEYAPVLLEESKCTVVREGVQCVCMATGNPEPIIEFYLPDKNITINDTDGRYNYYTHTDGHTSTGMIKLREKGERLGNGAVNVHCSISNIYGSESFHLELQQEKKYMMAVIVGTIGGVAVIAFIIAAVRYVGHNNKKENGNPGQDLVSKLENPALYYSTVKKDKQCLRKKVLKTELLGSKFNSILEESTGEDGDYQPVGSMADLERQELNYAALQFLGGRSRDGGASGRGDDGSDYTEIKAK; from the exons ATGTGGTGTTTGGAGCTGCTTCTGCCAGTGTTGCTAATCATCAAAG ATGTCAGTGGCCAGTGGAACGTATGGATACCCAGGGACATCTCGGCCATGACCAACTCCTGCGTGGTCATCCCCTGCACATTCATGTACCCGTCTGGTATCAGGCCGTACCGCGGCACCCACGGCATCTGGTACTTTGGTCAGCCCTACCCCCAGCTCTTCCCACCTGTGGTGATCAAGACGCGCACAGAAATCGTACATGAAAGTTACAAAGGGCGTACCAAGCTCATTGGGGACCTGCAACAGAGAAACTGCACCCTGCTTATCAGTAATATAGGTACAGAGCACTCAGGGAGGTACTACTTTCGTGCCGACCTGGGCGGTGCAAACATCTACACCTACCCAGACTTCTCTGAGCTCAAGGTGCTGG ACCAGCCCAACATTGACATCCCTGAGGAGATAGTCGCTGACGAGAATCTGGAGTTGACGTGCTATGCTCCAGACAACTGTCCAGAGAATAGCCCAGAGATCCAATGGATGTACACAGATTACCTGCCTGAACCCGAGTATACCTCAGACTACGTGGAAGAGAGCAACACAGCCGTGCTGTCCAGCACGCTCATCTTCACCCCCAGGCCCATACACAACGGTCAGCTGCTGGGCTGCAGGGTCTACTATCCCAACACCACCCTGGTCTACGAGAGACTCATCTCTCTGGATGTCAAGT ATGCCCCTCGCTCGGTGTGGGTGAACGTGTCTGCGGAGGTGATGGAGGGCAGCTCGGTAACGCTGCACTGCGAGGTGGACAGTAACCCTCCTCCCAGGATCTCCTGGCTGTTTGGGGACCAGGAGCTGCAGTGGGACACGGCTTCCAACGCCTCGCTCTCCCTGGAGGACTTAACCCCCTCTGAGGAGGGCATCTACACCTGCGTGGGGGAAAATGTCTACGGCGTCATGAACGCATCCATGTACCTGGCCGTCTTGT ATCCTCCCAGTGAGCCAGTGGTAAATGGCTCCCTGACCATTTTGGAAGGTTCCTCCATCTCCCTGCAATGTAGCACCAAAGGCAATCCCGCACCCACCCTCACCTGGGTGAAGGACGGGGAGCTGGTGGGCACCATCACGGCCGAGGAGGTGTCTGTGCTGGAGCTTCTGGAGCTCACCCCTCAGGGAGACGGACAGTACCGCTGCCTGGCAGAGAACGAACACGGACGAGCCAGCAGCTCCCTCAACATCACTGTGGAAT ATGCCCCTGTCCTTCTGGAAGAGTCCAAGTGCACGGTGGTGAGGGAGGGAGTCCAGTGTGTTTGCATGGCTACGGGTAACCCTGAGCCCATCATCGAGTTCTACCTCCCCGACAAGAACATCACCATCAACGACACGGACGGCCGCTACAACTACTACACGCACACGGACGGCCACACGTCCACGGGCATGATAAAACTACGGGAGAAGGGTGAGCGCTTGGGCAACGGTGCTGTCAATGTGCACTGCAGCATTAGCAACATATACGGGTCGGAGAGCTTTCATCTGGAGTTACAGCAGGAGA AGAAGTACATGATGGCAGTGATCGTTGGCACCATCGGTGGAGTGGCTGTCATCGCCTTCATCATCGCAGCAGTGAGATATGTGGGCCATAACAACAAGAA AGAGAATGGCAACCCTGGGCAGGACCTGGTCTCTAAACTGGAGAACCCAGCGCTGTACTACAGCACAGTCAAGAAGGACAAACAATGTCTGAGGAAGAAAGTG CTTAAGACAGAGCTTCTGGGCTCAAAGTTTAACTCCATTCTAGAGGAGAGCACG GGAGAAGACGGGGATTATCAACCTGTGGGCTCTATGGCAGACCTGGAGAGGCAAGAGCTGAACTACGCCGCCCTGCAGTTTCTGGGGGGGCGCTCCAGGGATGGGGGGGCCTCAGGGAGGGGGGATGACGGCAGCGACTACACCGAGATCAAGGCCAAATGA
- the LOC120047572 gene encoding myelin-associated glycoprotein-like isoform X2, which yields MWCLELLLPVLLIIKDVSGQWNVWIPRDISAMTNSCVVIPCTFMYPSGIRPYRGTHGIWYFGQPYPQLFPPVVIKTRTEIVHESYKGRTKLIGDLQQRNCTLLISNIGTEHSGRYYFRADLGGANIYTYPDFSELKVLDQPNIDIPEEIVADENLELTCYAPDNCPENSPEIQWMYTDYLPEPEYTSDYVEESNTAVLSSTLIFTPRPIHNGQLLGCRVYYPNTTLVYERLISLDVKYAPRSVWVNVSAEVMEGSSVTLHCEVDSNPPPRISWLFGDQELQWDTASNASLSLEDLTPSEEGIYTCVGENVYGVMNASMYLAVLYPPSEPVVNGSLTILEGSSISLQCSTKGNPAPTLTWVKDGELVGTITAEEVSVLELLELTPQGDGQYRCLAENEHGRASSSLNITVEYAPVLLEESKCTVVREGVQCVCMATGNPEPIIEFYLPDKNITINDTDGRYNYYTHTDGHTSTGMIKLREKGERLGNGAVNVHCSISNIYGSESFHLELQQEKKYMMAVIVGTIGGVAVIAFIIAAVRYVGHNNKKENGNPGQDLVSKLENPALYYSTVKKDKQCLRKKVGEDGDYQPVGSMADLERQELNYAALQFLGGRSRDGGASGRGDDGSDYTEIKAK from the exons ATGTGGTGTTTGGAGCTGCTTCTGCCAGTGTTGCTAATCATCAAAG ATGTCAGTGGCCAGTGGAACGTATGGATACCCAGGGACATCTCGGCCATGACCAACTCCTGCGTGGTCATCCCCTGCACATTCATGTACCCGTCTGGTATCAGGCCGTACCGCGGCACCCACGGCATCTGGTACTTTGGTCAGCCCTACCCCCAGCTCTTCCCACCTGTGGTGATCAAGACGCGCACAGAAATCGTACATGAAAGTTACAAAGGGCGTACCAAGCTCATTGGGGACCTGCAACAGAGAAACTGCACCCTGCTTATCAGTAATATAGGTACAGAGCACTCAGGGAGGTACTACTTTCGTGCCGACCTGGGCGGTGCAAACATCTACACCTACCCAGACTTCTCTGAGCTCAAGGTGCTGG ACCAGCCCAACATTGACATCCCTGAGGAGATAGTCGCTGACGAGAATCTGGAGTTGACGTGCTATGCTCCAGACAACTGTCCAGAGAATAGCCCAGAGATCCAATGGATGTACACAGATTACCTGCCTGAACCCGAGTATACCTCAGACTACGTGGAAGAGAGCAACACAGCCGTGCTGTCCAGCACGCTCATCTTCACCCCCAGGCCCATACACAACGGTCAGCTGCTGGGCTGCAGGGTCTACTATCCCAACACCACCCTGGTCTACGAGAGACTCATCTCTCTGGATGTCAAGT ATGCCCCTCGCTCGGTGTGGGTGAACGTGTCTGCGGAGGTGATGGAGGGCAGCTCGGTAACGCTGCACTGCGAGGTGGACAGTAACCCTCCTCCCAGGATCTCCTGGCTGTTTGGGGACCAGGAGCTGCAGTGGGACACGGCTTCCAACGCCTCGCTCTCCCTGGAGGACTTAACCCCCTCTGAGGAGGGCATCTACACCTGCGTGGGGGAAAATGTCTACGGCGTCATGAACGCATCCATGTACCTGGCCGTCTTGT ATCCTCCCAGTGAGCCAGTGGTAAATGGCTCCCTGACCATTTTGGAAGGTTCCTCCATCTCCCTGCAATGTAGCACCAAAGGCAATCCCGCACCCACCCTCACCTGGGTGAAGGACGGGGAGCTGGTGGGCACCATCACGGCCGAGGAGGTGTCTGTGCTGGAGCTTCTGGAGCTCACCCCTCAGGGAGACGGACAGTACCGCTGCCTGGCAGAGAACGAACACGGACGAGCCAGCAGCTCCCTCAACATCACTGTGGAAT ATGCCCCTGTCCTTCTGGAAGAGTCCAAGTGCACGGTGGTGAGGGAGGGAGTCCAGTGTGTTTGCATGGCTACGGGTAACCCTGAGCCCATCATCGAGTTCTACCTCCCCGACAAGAACATCACCATCAACGACACGGACGGCCGCTACAACTACTACACGCACACGGACGGCCACACGTCCACGGGCATGATAAAACTACGGGAGAAGGGTGAGCGCTTGGGCAACGGTGCTGTCAATGTGCACTGCAGCATTAGCAACATATACGGGTCGGAGAGCTTTCATCTGGAGTTACAGCAGGAGA AGAAGTACATGATGGCAGTGATCGTTGGCACCATCGGTGGAGTGGCTGTCATCGCCTTCATCATCGCAGCAGTGAGATATGTGGGCCATAACAACAAGAA AGAGAATGGCAACCCTGGGCAGGACCTGGTCTCTAAACTGGAGAACCCAGCGCTGTACTACAGCACAGTCAAGAAGGACAAACAATGTCTGAGGAAGAAAGTG GGAGAAGACGGGGATTATCAACCTGTGGGCTCTATGGCAGACCTGGAGAGGCAAGAGCTGAACTACGCCGCCCTGCAGTTTCTGGGGGGGCGCTCCAGGGATGGGGGGGCCTCAGGGAGGGGGGATGACGGCAGCGACTACACCGAGATCAAGGCCAAATGA